The following proteins come from a genomic window of Chryseobacterium glaciei:
- the mobC gene encoding conjugal transfer protein MobC, with product MQGEDDLRGLAKIVEFMRAVSILLVLMHSYWYCYEFFREQGWVLSIIDKILSNFQRTAGLFSHPLYTKIFTLVLLSLSCLGTKGVKNEKITWPKIYTALAAGFILFFLNTPLLHLSLNVAALLYMLTLGLGFILLLKAGVWMSRLLKNNLMDDVFNIENESFMQETRLMENEYSVNLPTKFYYNKKWHNGWVNVVNPFRATIVLGNPGSGKSYAIVNNYIKQHIEKGFSMYIYDFKFDDLSTIAYNHLLKHTDKYKVKPTFYVINFDDPRRSHRCNPINPSFMTDISDAYESAYTIMLNLNRSWIQKQGDFFVESPIILFAAIIWFLKIYQNGKYCTFPHAIELLNKKYADIFTVLTSYPDLENYLSPFMDAWKGGAQDQLQGQIASAKIPLSRMISPQLYWVMTGDDFTLDINNLKEPKILCVGNNPDRQNIYSAALGLYNSRIVKLINKKGQLKSSVIIDELPTIYFRGLDNLIATARSNKVAVCLGFQDYSQLNRDYGDKESKVIQNTVGNIFSGQAVGETAKSLSERFGKVLQKRQSLSINRTDKSTSISTQLDSLIPASKISTLTQGMFVGAVSDNFEERIDQKIFHSEIVVDNEKVAAETKAYQKIPQILSFENENGEDTMKATIEANYKQIKQDIVEIIFDEMERIKNDPDLQHLIQ from the coding sequence ATGCAAGGAGAAGATGATTTAAGAGGGCTCGCTAAAATAGTGGAGTTTATGCGTGCAGTAAGCATCCTTTTGGTACTTATGCACAGCTATTGGTACTGCTACGAGTTTTTCCGCGAGCAGGGGTGGGTATTATCTATTATTGATAAAATACTAAGCAATTTCCAGCGTACCGCAGGATTATTTTCGCATCCCCTTTATACTAAGATTTTCACATTGGTACTCCTGTCTTTAAGCTGTTTGGGAACGAAGGGCGTAAAGAATGAGAAAATAACATGGCCCAAAATCTATACTGCATTAGCGGCGGGCTTCATTCTGTTTTTCTTAAATACTCCGCTGCTACATCTTTCACTGAACGTTGCTGCACTGCTCTATATGCTTACGTTAGGCTTAGGGTTTATCCTACTACTAAAGGCCGGGGTTTGGATGAGCAGGCTGCTGAAAAACAATCTAATGGATGATGTTTTCAATATTGAAAACGAAAGCTTTATGCAGGAAACCAGGTTAATGGAAAACGAATACTCCGTTAATCTACCCACCAAGTTCTATTACAATAAGAAATGGCATAACGGCTGGGTTAACGTAGTGAACCCCTTCAGGGCCACGATTGTGTTGGGCAATCCAGGCTCAGGAAAATCCTATGCTATTGTCAATAATTACATCAAGCAACACATCGAGAAAGGGTTCTCAATGTATATCTACGATTTCAAGTTCGACGATCTTTCAACCATTGCCTATAACCATCTTTTAAAACATACCGATAAGTACAAGGTAAAACCGACATTCTATGTCATCAATTTTGATGATCCCAGAAGAAGCCACCGCTGCAATCCCATCAATCCATCTTTCATGACAGATATTTCAGATGCTTATGAATCGGCTTATACCATCATGCTTAATTTAAACAGGAGCTGGATACAAAAGCAAGGCGATTTCTTTGTAGAATCTCCAATTATTCTTTTCGCTGCGATTATTTGGTTTTTGAAAATCTATCAGAATGGCAAGTACTGCACCTTCCCACACGCTATAGAATTATTAAACAAAAAATATGCAGATATTTTTACCGTCCTGACCTCCTATCCTGATCTGGAAAATTACCTCTCCCCTTTTATGGATGCCTGGAAAGGTGGCGCACAGGACCAGCTGCAAGGCCAGATCGCCTCGGCTAAAATTCCACTTTCCAGAATGATCTCACCACAGCTATACTGGGTAATGACAGGAGATGATTTTACATTAGATATCAACAATCTCAAAGAACCCAAGATCCTTTGTGTAGGTAATAACCCAGACCGCCAAAATATCTATTCCGCCGCACTCGGTCTGTACAATTCCAGGATTGTAAAGCTTATTAATAAAAAGGGACAGCTTAAAAGTTCCGTCATCATCGATGAGCTTCCGACCATTTATTTCCGAGGACTGGACAACCTGATCGCAACGGCGAGAAGTAATAAAGTGGCAGTTTGTCTCGGCTTCCAGGACTATTCGCAATTAAACCGCGATTATGGAGATAAGGAAAGTAAGGTTATCCAAAACACAGTAGGTAATATTTTCAGCGGGCAGGCAGTTGGAGAAACAGCCAAAAGTTTATCTGAGCGTTTTGGCAAAGTACTGCAAAAACGGCAAAGCCTGAGCATTAACCGTACTGACAAATCCACTTCCATTTCTACCCAACTGGATAGTTTAATACCTGCTTCCAAAATATCTACACTCACGCAAGGGATGTTCGTAGGTGCGGTTTCCGACAATTTTGAGGAGCGGATTGACCAGAAAATATTTCACTCGGAAATCGTAGTGGATAATGAAAAAGTAGCTGCAGAAACAAAAGCCTATCAGAAAATCCCACAGATCCTATCCTTTGAAAATGAGAACGGAGAGGATACCATGAAAGCAACCATCGAAGCCAATTACAAGCAGATTAAACAGGATATCGTAGAGATCATCTTCGATGAAATGGAAAGGATAAAAAATGATCCTGACCTGCAGCACCTGATCCAATAG